One genomic region from Pan troglodytes isolate AG18354 chromosome 14, NHGRI_mPanTro3-v2.0_pri, whole genome shotgun sequence encodes:
- the LOC739793 gene encoding mitochondrial import receptor subunit TOM6 homolog — protein MASSTVPVSAAGSANETPEIPDNVGDWLRGVYRFATDRNDFRRNLILNLGLFAAGVWLARNLSDIDLMAPQPGV, from the coding sequence ATGGCTTCCAGCACTGTCCCGGTGAGCGCTGCTGGCTCGGCTAATGAAACTCCCGAAATACCGGACAACGTGGGAGATTGGCTTCGGGGCGTCTACCGCTTTGCCACTGATAGGAATGACTTCCGGAGGAACTTGATACTAAATTTGGGACTCTTTGCTGCGGGAGTTTGGCTGGCCAGGAACTTGAGTGACATTGACCTCATGGCACCTCAGCCAGGGGTGTAG